The genomic DNA TTCGGTCCAGCAGCAAGCTTACAATAGATTGGGCTTGAATAAGAAAAAAACGAGGGGTTATTTCACCTCGTTTTTTATTTGTTCTCGTAATAGTCGATTTACTGTCTCGCGGCGTATACCTATGAGTTGACCAATTTCGGTTTGTGTTAATATTTCATATATTGGAATGTCACCTAAATATAGTGTGAACCACTCTTGTAAACGATGAAGACGTTCTTTCGGAGAAACGGTTGTCAATTGATCGATACGCTGTTGCATCATTCTTAATTTTGATTGTAATTGCATAGCGATATTTGCATAGGATGCAGGATTTGCCTGGAGTTGATCGTACCATTCATTGCTAAGTATAGGTTCAACTTCTGTTTTCATTAAAGCGATTGCTGTACCGTGATATTCCTTCGGTGAAATTAAAGAATGGTGAGGTATTGTTTCACCTGGAACGATAATGT from Bacillus basilensis includes the following:
- a CDS encoding Crp/Fnr family transcriptional regulator, coding for MILHKGDVLFRQGEDGPLYFIKTGLLKVVRIEEDGTPFLFNIIVPGETIPHHSLISPKEYHGTAIALMKTEVEPILSNEWYDQLQANPASYANIAMQLQSKLRMMQQRIDQLTTVSPKERLHRLQEWFTLYLGDIPIYEILTQTEIGQLIGIRRETVNRLLREQIKNEVK